The following are encoded together in the Methylomonas methanica MC09 genome:
- a CDS encoding glutathione S-transferase family protein produces the protein MITLYGVAISNYYNKVKLALLEKQIAFTEEVLPPAQSEAVLKRSPLGKIPFIKIDGGYLSESQAILEYLEEAFPEHPLYPSDLFERAKCREFIQHIELNVEQIARRIYAEAIFGGKVSQEIKDEVLIKVENGLKGLARLMTLSPYALGDHFSAADVVAWPHFQLVGFATQQIYGRDLVAEHIPGVAAYMQLIENRPHAQLVGKDRAAALEAFFKNR, from the coding sequence ATGATCACACTTTACGGTGTTGCCATCAGCAACTATTACAACAAAGTCAAACTGGCGTTACTGGAAAAACAGATCGCTTTCACGGAAGAAGTCTTGCCGCCGGCACAGAGCGAGGCGGTATTAAAACGCTCGCCGCTGGGTAAAATTCCGTTTATAAAGATCGATGGCGGTTATCTGTCCGAGTCGCAAGCCATTCTGGAATATTTGGAAGAGGCTTTTCCGGAACATCCCCTGTATCCGAGCGATCTGTTCGAGCGGGCGAAATGTCGGGAATTCATCCAGCATATCGAGCTGAATGTGGAGCAGATAGCCAGACGCATCTATGCGGAAGCCATCTTCGGCGGCAAAGTGTCGCAGGAAATCAAGGATGAAGTACTGATCAAGGTCGAAAACGGCCTGAAGGGATTGGCTCGGCTAATGACTTTATCGCCTTACGCGCTAGGGGATCATTTTTCCGCCGCCGATGTGGTGGCTTGGCCGCATTTTCAGTTGGTGGGATTCGCCACCCAACAGATTTACGGCAGGGACTTGGTGGCCGAACATATTCCAGGCGTCGCGGCATACATGCAGCTGATCGAAAACCGCCCGCATGCGCAATTGGTTGGCAAGGACAGGGCTGCAGCGTTAGAGGCGTTTTTTAAGAATCGGTAA
- a CDS encoding TetR/AcrR family transcriptional regulator, which produces MSRNLQKHILQAASALFYRQGIKSTGVDAIVKAAGTTKMSLYKYFPSKDDLVLAHLCQSRTNTLTHIQSAIDSAGQTPRQKLLAIFDVFDAMLDTPEFRGCPFINAAAEFAEENNPVQKAAAAFYADFGKLLADLAAQAGSRDAEQLAAQLTLLIAGAIVGEQIHRNAGAIANARAAATILIDYNLSKN; this is translated from the coding sequence ATGTCACGTAATCTTCAAAAACACATTCTGCAGGCTGCTTCCGCGCTTTTTTACCGCCAAGGTATCAAATCCACGGGCGTCGATGCGATAGTCAAGGCCGCCGGCACCACCAAGATGAGCCTGTATAAATACTTTCCATCGAAAGACGATTTGGTGCTGGCGCATTTGTGCCAAAGCCGTACAAACACACTGACGCACATTCAAAGTGCTATAGACAGCGCAGGACAGACGCCAAGGCAAAAACTGCTGGCGATATTCGATGTTTTCGATGCCATGCTGGATACCCCGGAGTTCCGCGGCTGCCCGTTCATCAATGCCGCCGCCGAATTTGCCGAGGAAAATAATCCGGTACAAAAAGCCGCCGCCGCGTTTTATGCCGACTTCGGCAAGCTGCTGGCCGATCTGGCCGCACAAGCCGGTAGCCGCGACGCCGAACAACTGGCGGCACAGTTGACGCTACTGATTGCAGGCGCCATAGTCGGCGAACAAATACACCGAAATGCCGGAGCCATCGCCAATGCGCGGGCTGCCGCCACCATTCTGATCGATTACAATCTGTCCAAAAATTAA
- a CDS encoding secondary thiamine-phosphate synthase enzyme YjbQ, producing MWIQKEIRLKPRSRGFHLVTDEIVAQLPELREIHIGLLHVFIKHTSAALTLNENADPTVRVDFESFFNRAVPEDQPYYQHRDEGSDDMPAHLKSSLLGCSLTLPINSGRLNVGIWQGIYLCEHRNHGGSRSLVLTLQGE from the coding sequence ATGTGGATACAAAAAGAAATACGCCTCAAACCCCGCAGCCGCGGCTTTCATTTGGTGACCGACGAAATTGTCGCCCAGCTTCCGGAACTGCGAGAAATCCATATCGGCCTGCTGCATGTGTTCATCAAACATACTTCGGCGGCGCTGACCCTTAACGAAAACGCAGACCCTACGGTGCGGGTGGATTTCGAAAGCTTTTTCAACCGGGCCGTGCCGGAAGATCAGCCTTATTACCAACACAGGGACGAAGGCAGCGACGACATGCCGGCGCATTTAAAAAGCAGCCTACTGGGTTGCAGCTTGACGCTGCCGATCAATAGCGGACGCCTGAACGTGGGCATCTGGCAAGGGATTTATCTGTGCGAACATCGCAATCACGGCGGCAGTCGCAGTTTGGTGCTAACCCTGCAAGGCGAGTAG
- a CDS encoding DUF411 domain-containing protein — protein sequence MKRLKCLLSALLLASSMTTVAGEAAADKEMTVYRSPTCGCCGKWIAHVKHNHFAIKDIVSDDMQAVKQKFGVPSELSSCHTAIVDGYVIEGHVPAADIEKLLKTKPNVVGISAPGMPMGSPGMEMGGRQDDYTVVSFDKDGKAQVFSEHKAGQ from the coding sequence ATGAAACGCTTAAAATGTTTACTCAGCGCGCTGCTGCTGGCATCCAGCATGACGACGGTTGCCGGGGAAGCGGCGGCCGACAAGGAAATGACCGTTTACCGCAGTCCCACCTGCGGCTGCTGCGGCAAATGGATAGCCCATGTCAAACATAATCACTTTGCCATTAAAGACATCGTCAGCGACGACATGCAGGCCGTAAAACAAAAATTCGGCGTGCCGTCGGAATTGTCTTCTTGCCATACCGCAATCGTCGACGGCTATGTAATCGAGGGCCACGTGCCGGCGGCCGATATCGAAAAACTGCTGAAAACCAAGCCCAACGTGGTAGGCATTTCCGCGCCCGGCATGCCCATGGGCAGCCCCGGCATGGAAATGGGCGGCCGGCAGGACGATTACACCGTGGTGTCCTTCGATAAAGACGGCAAGGCACAGGTATTTTCAGAACACAAAGCCGGCCAGTAA
- the trpD gene encoding anthranilate phosphoribosyltransferase — MLIQATLQKLLDKHDLTAAEMQAVMRAMMNGELSDAQIAGFLIALRCKGETIEEIAAAVAVLRELVRQVPVSGDHVIDTCGTGGDGANTFNISTTAAFVVAAAGGKVAKHGNRSVSSSCGSADVLEAAGINLDMPAEQVADCVNQLGVGFLFAAKHHSAVRHTVGPRKEMGVRTLFNLIGPMSNPANAPHQLIGVFDKQWLVPVAEVLKKLGSKHVLVVHAQDGLDEISIAAATDVAELKDGQVSSYSVTPEQFGLPRAGLDSLAVGNAQDSLVIIRQVLNNQPGPARDIVALNAGAAIYAADLAPTLADGIQRAQLALSDGSALAKFEALIAYSKNR, encoded by the coding sequence ATGCTGATCCAAGCCACCTTACAGAAATTGCTCGATAAACATGATCTCACTGCCGCCGAAATGCAGGCGGTGATGCGGGCCATGATGAACGGCGAGCTCAGCGACGCCCAAATTGCCGGCTTTCTGATTGCCCTGCGCTGTAAGGGCGAAACCATAGAGGAAATCGCCGCTGCCGTCGCCGTGTTACGGGAATTGGTGCGGCAGGTGCCGGTCAGCGGCGATCACGTCATCGATACCTGCGGCACCGGCGGCGACGGCGCCAATACCTTTAATATTTCCACCACGGCGGCTTTCGTCGTGGCGGCGGCCGGCGGCAAAGTCGCCAAACACGGCAACCGCTCGGTATCCAGCAGTTGCGGCAGCGCGGACGTGCTGGAAGCCGCCGGCATCAACCTGGACATGCCCGCCGAACAGGTCGCGGACTGCGTGAATCAACTTGGGGTCGGCTTTCTGTTTGCCGCCAAACACCACAGCGCGGTGCGGCATACGGTCGGCCCGCGCAAGGAAATGGGCGTCCGAACCCTGTTTAACCTGATCGGTCCGATGTCCAATCCGGCCAATGCCCCGCATCAGTTAATCGGCGTGTTCGACAAACAATGGCTGGTGCCGGTGGCGGAAGTGTTGAAAAAACTGGGCAGCAAGCATGTGCTGGTGGTGCATGCTCAAGACGGTCTGGATGAAATCAGTATCGCCGCCGCCACCGATGTAGCCGAATTGAAAGACGGCCAAGTCAGCAGTTACAGCGTTACACCGGAGCAATTCGGCTTGCCACGTGCCGGCCTGGATAGTTTAGCGGTCGGCAATGCGCAGGATAGTCTGGTAATTATCCGCCAAGTATTGAATAATCAACCCGGCCCGGCACGGGATATCGTGGCGCTGAACGCCGGCGCGGCGATTTATGCGGCGGATTTGGCCCCTACGCTGGCCGACGGCATTCAGCGCGCGCAACTCGCGTTGTCCGATGGCAGCGCACTAGCAAAATTCGAAGCGCTGATTGCTTATTCCAAAAACCGCTAA
- the trpC gene encoding indole-3-glycerol phosphate synthase TrpC, translating to MTDTPDILKTILAKKAEEVARRKTNAPVSMLQEIATGVPGPRGFYHSLRSKADAKKPAIIAEIKKASPSQGVIRENFQPINIAADYAMSGATCLSVLTDKEFFQGSEATLQMVREKCPLPVIRKDFMIDPYQIHESRALGADCILLIVAALDDAMLKELADTATGLGMDVLVEVHDAAELERALKLDTPMIGINNRNLRTFEVSLQTTLDLKSTLPAGKLVVTESGIHTPDDVKLMQDNGIYTFLVGEAFMRAESPGQKMRELFFS from the coding sequence ATGACCGACACTCCCGACATTTTAAAAACCATCCTGGCTAAAAAAGCCGAAGAAGTGGCGCGCCGTAAAACCAATGCCCCCGTTTCCATGTTGCAGGAAATCGCTACCGGAGTACCCGGCCCACGCGGTTTTTACCATTCGTTGCGCAGCAAGGCCGACGCTAAAAAACCGGCCATTATCGCCGAAATCAAAAAAGCCTCGCCCAGCCAGGGCGTGATTCGGGAAAATTTTCAGCCGATTAATATTGCCGCCGATTATGCGATGAGCGGCGCGACGTGTTTGTCGGTATTGACCGATAAAGAATTTTTCCAAGGTTCGGAAGCCACGCTGCAAATGGTGCGGGAAAAATGTCCGCTGCCGGTAATTCGCAAGGATTTTATGATAGACCCGTATCAGATCCACGAATCGCGCGCGCTGGGGGCGGATTGCATATTGTTGATCGTCGCCGCGCTGGATGATGCCATGCTGAAAGAATTGGCCGATACCGCCACCGGCTTGGGCATGGATGTGCTGGTGGAAGTACACGATGCCGCCGAACTGGAACGGGCCTTAAAATTGGACACGCCGATGATAGGCATCAACAACCGCAACTTGCGCACGTTCGAAGTCTCGCTGCAAACCACGCTGGATTTAAAAAGCACCCTGCCGGCGGGCAAGCTGGTCGTCACGGAAAGCGGCATCCATACCCCGGATGACGTCAAGCTGATGCAGGATAACGGCATTTATACCTTCCTGGTGGGCGAAGCCTTTATGCGCGCCGAATCCCCCGGGCAAAAAATGCGTGAACTGTTCTTTAGCTAA